In a single window of the Azospirillum thiophilum genome:
- a CDS encoding trans-sulfuration enzyme family protein, which translates to MTDQPHRPETIAAGALGFEDAASGAVIPPIHPSTTYVRDPDNGYSRGRVYARADNPTFDIPARTITELEKGVDTLLFASGMAAATAVFQALDPGDHVVVPEVMYWAFRNWVHGPATRWGLRVEGVDTSNTDAVRAALRPGETRLVWVETPANPLWTITDIAAVAELAHEAGAYLAVDSTVATPVLTRPLELGADIVMHSATKYLNGHSDVVAGTLTAARMDEFWRRIKAVQAQQGGILGSFEAWLLQRGLRTLFARVRWQSAAAMSLSERLSIHPQVAEVLYPGLPGFHGHGIAARQMTGGFGGMLSIRVKGNGSAQATQAAIDTAARVGIWRRATSLGGVESLIEHRSSIEGPSSPVPGDLLRLSVGLESPDDLFEDLDQALRRG; encoded by the coding sequence ATGACCGACCAGCCCCATCGCCCCGAAACCATCGCCGCCGGCGCCCTGGGATTCGAGGATGCCGCCAGCGGCGCGGTCATTCCGCCGATCCACCCGTCGACCACCTATGTCCGCGATCCCGACAACGGCTACAGCCGGGGCCGCGTCTATGCGCGCGCCGACAATCCAACCTTCGACATTCCGGCCCGCACCATCACAGAGCTGGAAAAGGGCGTCGACACGCTATTATTCGCATCCGGCATGGCCGCAGCAACGGCGGTGTTCCAGGCGCTGGACCCGGGCGACCATGTGGTGGTGCCGGAAGTGATGTACTGGGCCTTCCGAAATTGGGTGCATGGGCCGGCCACACGCTGGGGCTTGCGGGTCGAAGGGGTTGACACCAGCAACACCGATGCGGTGCGCGCTGCGCTGCGACCGGGCGAAACCCGGCTGGTGTGGGTGGAGACGCCCGCCAATCCGCTGTGGACCATCACCGACATCGCAGCGGTGGCGGAACTGGCGCATGAGGCCGGCGCGTATCTGGCGGTGGACAGCACGGTGGCGACCCCGGTGCTGACCCGGCCGCTGGAACTGGGCGCCGACATCGTCATGCATTCGGCGACCAAGTACCTCAACGGCCATTCGGATGTCGTCGCCGGCACGCTGACCGCAGCCCGCATGGACGAATTCTGGCGCCGGATCAAGGCGGTGCAGGCCCAGCAAGGTGGTATTCTCGGCAGTTTCGAGGCATGGTTGCTCCAACGCGGCCTGCGCACCCTGTTCGCGCGCGTCCGTTGGCAAAGTGCCGCCGCCATGTCGCTTTCGGAGCGTTTGTCCATCCATCCGCAGGTGGCCGAAGTGCTCTATCCCGGCCTGCCTGGCTTCCATGGCCACGGCATCGCCGCCCGGCAGATGACCGGCGGCTTCGGCGGCATGCTGTCGATCCGGGTGAAGGGAAATGGAAGTGCCCAAGCCACCCAGGCGGCCATCGACACCGCTGCCCGCGTCGGCATCTGGCGCCGCGCTACGTCTCTGGGCGGCGTGGAAAGCCTGATCGAGCATCGCTCCAGCATCGAAGGTCCATCTTCTCCGGTGCCGGGCGATCTGTTGCGCCTGTCGGTTGGATTGGAGTCTCCGGACGACCTGTTCGAGGATCTGGATCAGGCTCTGCGCCGGGGCTGA
- a CDS encoding di-heme oxidoredictase family protein yields MLESRLSKLRRAALAAGLLLSLAPAAPAAHAAESLDNRIGEALFRRMWVAAPTATQAADGLGPLYNARSCATCHPRGAGGRPPDPAVEGDQGVGYAIKLNDDPVYGRQIQSNAVLRQVIEGRPRVTYREEEIRFPDGAIVRLRRPTPVVTDLGYGPLAEATVMSARVPPRVHGMGLLDRIPAGEIEAEAARQAAAAGPVAGRVNRVTVAGKPEVGRFGWKAMHPTLDHQDAEAFSLDIGMSTPAFRDPWGDCTPVQTACRAAPHGDSKQFEGLEIPSTVIGLIDGYLRDLPPDGSLEASKDKAGIALFIDTGCAACHRPSWRTAVAPAHPSLSDRDIFPHSDMLLHDLGPGLADALPMGEARGQDWRTTPLWGLNRLAAKDGQLSLLHDGRARSVTEAILWHGGEAEEAKGRFMNLPAEARKRLVRYVLGL; encoded by the coding sequence TTGCTTGAGTCCCGCCTTTCAAAGCTCCGCCGTGCCGCCCTTGCCGCCGGCCTGCTGCTGTCCCTCGCCCCAGCGGCCCCCGCAGCACATGCCGCCGAAAGCCTCGACAACCGCATCGGCGAGGCGCTGTTCCGCCGCATGTGGGTTGCCGCACCCACCGCCACCCAGGCGGCCGACGGTCTCGGCCCGCTCTACAACGCGCGGTCCTGTGCGACCTGCCATCCGCGCGGCGCCGGTGGCCGTCCGCCCGACCCGGCGGTGGAGGGCGATCAGGGCGTCGGCTACGCCATCAAGCTGAACGACGACCCTGTCTATGGCCGTCAGATCCAGTCGAATGCCGTTCTGAGGCAGGTGATCGAAGGTCGTCCGCGCGTCACCTACCGCGAGGAGGAGATCCGCTTTCCCGACGGCGCCATTGTCCGGCTGCGCCGCCCGACACCGGTGGTGACCGACCTGGGCTATGGTCCGCTGGCGGAAGCGACGGTGATGTCCGCCCGCGTGCCTCCGCGGGTCCATGGCATGGGGTTGCTCGACCGCATCCCGGCCGGCGAGATCGAGGCCGAGGCGGCGCGGCAGGCGGCAGCCGCCGGCCCGGTGGCCGGGCGGGTGAACCGCGTGACGGTTGCCGGCAAGCCCGAAGTCGGCCGTTTCGGCTGGAAGGCCATGCATCCGACATTGGACCATCAGGATGCGGAAGCCTTCAGCCTCGACATCGGCATGTCGACACCGGCCTTCCGTGATCCCTGGGGCGACTGCACCCCTGTACAAACCGCCTGCCGCGCGGCGCCGCACGGCGATTCGAAGCAGTTCGAAGGGTTGGAGATTCCCAGCACGGTCATCGGCCTGATCGACGGCTATCTGCGCGACCTGCCGCCCGACGGCAGCCTGGAGGCTTCGAAGGACAAAGCCGGCATCGCGCTTTTCATCGACACCGGCTGTGCCGCCTGTCACCGCCCGTCCTGGCGGACGGCCGTGGCTCCGGCCCATCCGAGCCTGTCCGACCGCGACATTTTTCCGCACAGCGACATGCTTCTGCACGACCTCGGGCCGGGGCTGGCCGACGCCCTGCCAATGGGCGAGGCCCGCGGCCAGGACTGGCGCACCACGCCGCTGTGGGGCCTGAACCGGCTGGCTGCGAAGGACGGGCAACTGTCCCTGCTTCATGATGGCCGCGCCCGCAGCGTGACCGAGGCGATCCTCTGGCATGGTGGCGAGGCCGAGGAGGCCAAGGGCCGCTTCATGAACCTGCCTGCTGAGGCGCGGAAACGGCTGGTGCGCTACGTGCTGGGTTTGTAA
- a CDS encoding imelysin family protein, with protein sequence MSKRAAGLAAVAVVALLPFAANAAAPAYKDVAKNYADIAHAAYEDATNGAKALKKAVDALVANPTEENLAKARDVWKTARVPYMQTEAFRFGNPIVDEWEGKVNAWPLDEGLIDYVDDGYAGGESNPYAKANVIANPKITAGGKTINATKITKDLLAGKLHEAGKVEANVATGYHAVEFLLWGQDLHGTGPGAGERKATDYAKGKDCTNGHCDRRAQYLTVATQMLIDDLAEMTADWAPKGKARASIAKTPESEGVARMLTGLGSLSYGELAGERMKLGLMLHDPEEEHDCFSDNTHNSHYYDEVGMVNVYNGNYKRTDGKTVSGASLSQLVAAKSTDADAAVKAAMADTMKAMQAIKDTADSGKMAYDQMIAADNDEGNKLVATAVDRLVDQKKALEGAVNALGVSITVEGSDSLDDPSKVGK encoded by the coding sequence ATGTCGAAGCGCGCTGCCGGCCTCGCCGCCGTAGCCGTCGTTGCCCTTCTGCCCTTCGCCGCCAATGCGGCGGCGCCGGCTTACAAGGACGTGGCGAAGAACTACGCCGACATCGCCCATGCCGCCTATGAGGACGCCACCAACGGCGCAAAGGCGCTGAAGAAGGCGGTGGACGCCCTGGTCGCCAACCCGACCGAGGAAAACCTGGCGAAGGCGCGCGACGTCTGGAAGACCGCCCGCGTTCCCTACATGCAGACGGAAGCCTTCCGTTTCGGCAATCCGATCGTCGACGAATGGGAAGGCAAGGTCAACGCATGGCCGCTGGACGAGGGCCTGATCGACTATGTCGACGATGGCTATGCCGGCGGCGAAAGCAACCCCTATGCCAAGGCGAATGTCATCGCCAACCCGAAGATCACGGCCGGCGGCAAGACGATCAACGCCACCAAGATCACCAAGGATCTGCTTGCCGGCAAGTTGCACGAGGCCGGCAAGGTGGAGGCGAACGTCGCCACCGGCTACCATGCGGTCGAATTCCTGCTGTGGGGCCAGGATCTGCACGGCACCGGTCCCGGCGCAGGCGAGCGCAAGGCGACCGACTATGCCAAGGGCAAGGACTGCACCAACGGCCACTGCGACCGCCGCGCCCAGTATCTGACCGTCGCCACCCAGATGCTGATCGACGACTTGGCCGAGATGACCGCCGACTGGGCGCCGAAGGGCAAGGCACGCGCCTCCATCGCCAAGACGCCTGAGAGCGAGGGCGTCGCCCGCATGCTGACCGGTCTGGGCTCCCTCAGCTACGGTGAACTTGCCGGCGAGCGCATGAAGCTCGGCCTGATGCTGCATGATCCGGAAGAGGAGCACGACTGCTTCTCCGACAACACGCACAACTCGCATTATTACGACGAAGTCGGCATGGTGAACGTCTACAACGGCAACTACAAGCGCACCGACGGCAAGACCGTTTCTGGCGCTTCGCTGTCGCAGTTGGTCGCCGCCAAGTCCACCGATGCTGACGCCGCGGTCAAGGCCGCCATGGCCGACACCATGAAGGCGATGCAGGCGATCAAGGACACCGCCGACAGCGGCAAGATGGCCTACGACCAGATGATTGCCGCCGACAACGACGAAGGCAACAAGCTGGTCGCCACCGCCGTCGACCGTCTCGTCGACCAGAAGAAGGCGCTGGAAGGCGCCGTCAACGCTCTTGGCGTCTCCATCACCGTCGAGGGTTCCGACAGCCTTGACGACCCGTCGAAGGTCGGCAAGTAA
- a CDS encoding multicopper oxidase family protein, translating into MPHRLADPLSRRAVLRAGGVAFAATALGGTGLTAPAAGALKAGLADPAPVTASGDLVEVELVARQRMQRILPEPAAPSPLITYADSFPGPIVRMRKGQRLRATLVNELEEHTSVHWHGIRLPNLEDGVPYLTQPPTRPGERHVYEFTPPDAGSFFFHPHCNTVELLGRGLAGILIVEEPDAPKFDADVVCLVKDWQIDKSGSFGTFITDRGASRAGTFGSVSTVNGAIDPVIEVPANGDIRARFYNIDSTRVVDLRIEGAEAWIVAVDGNPLPPRPLDGWPMGPAMRIDVLFRAPAKAGQSLRLTNVYSAEPKPLATFRAIGPARPNKRFKPRALPAAGIPEPDLKNAPVIPMAFSATAVAQGFDAATIAGLPYADSLCLSEKTFWAINQQSWPEGGHERLPPPLVTLEKGRSYVFELANLTPHLHPIHIHGYTFKVLSSDGRKVVPHHADTVLLEPKERLRVAIKADNPGDWMFHCHIIEHQDTGMMGYIRVA; encoded by the coding sequence ATGCCGCACCGCCTCGCCGACCCGCTGTCCCGCCGTGCCGTCCTGCGCGCCGGGGGTGTCGCCTTCGCGGCGACGGCACTCGGCGGCACCGGCCTCACGGCACCGGCCGCCGGTGCGCTGAAAGCCGGCCTTGCCGATCCTGCCCCGGTCACCGCCAGCGGCGATCTGGTCGAGGTGGAACTGGTCGCCCGCCAGCGCATGCAACGGATCCTGCCGGAGCCGGCCGCACCATCGCCGCTGATCACCTATGCCGACAGCTTCCCCGGTCCGATCGTCCGCATGCGCAAGGGCCAGCGGCTGCGCGCCACCCTGGTGAACGAGTTGGAGGAGCATACCTCCGTCCACTGGCACGGCATCCGCCTGCCGAACCTGGAAGACGGCGTGCCCTACCTGACCCAACCGCCGACCAGGCCCGGCGAACGCCATGTCTATGAATTCACCCCACCCGACGCCGGCTCCTTTTTCTTCCATCCCCACTGCAATACGGTGGAACTGCTGGGCCGCGGGCTGGCCGGCATCCTGATCGTCGAGGAACCGGATGCCCCGAAATTCGACGCCGATGTGGTCTGCCTGGTCAAGGACTGGCAGATCGACAAGAGCGGCAGCTTCGGTACCTTCATCACCGACCGCGGTGCCTCGCGCGCCGGCACCTTCGGCAGCGTTTCCACCGTCAACGGCGCAATCGATCCGGTCATCGAAGTGCCAGCCAACGGCGACATCCGTGCCCGCTTCTACAACATCGATAGCACCCGCGTCGTCGATCTGCGGATCGAGGGGGCGGAGGCGTGGATCGTCGCGGTCGACGGCAACCCTCTGCCGCCGCGGCCGCTGGACGGCTGGCCGATGGGGCCGGCGATGCGCATCGATGTGCTGTTCCGCGCCCCTGCCAAGGCTGGACAGAGCCTGCGCCTGACCAACGTCTATTCGGCCGAACCCAAGCCGCTCGCCACCTTCCGGGCCATCGGCCCGGCCCGGCCCAACAAGCGCTTCAAGCCGCGCGCCCTGCCGGCCGCCGGCATCCCGGAGCCCGATCTGAAGAACGCGCCGGTCATTCCGATGGCCTTCTCAGCCACCGCGGTGGCCCAGGGCTTCGACGCTGCGACGATAGCCGGCCTGCCCTATGCCGATTCGCTGTGCCTGTCGGAAAAGACCTTCTGGGCGATCAACCAGCAGAGCTGGCCGGAAGGCGGACACGAGCGCCTGCCGCCGCCGCTGGTCACTTTGGAAAAGGGCCGCAGCTACGTCTTCGAATTGGCCAACCTGACGCCGCACCTGCACCCGATCCATATCCACGGATACACCTTCAAGGTGCTGTCGTCGGACGGACGCAAAGTGGTGCCGCACCACGCCGATACCGTGTTGCTGGAACCCAAGGAGCGCCTGCGCGTCGCGATCAAGGCCGACAATCCTGGTGACTGGATGTTCCACTGCCACATCATCGAACATCAGGACACCGGCATGATGGGATACATCCGCGTTGCTTGA